The Neorhodopirellula lusitana sequence CGATGTCGGGACAGCTACCTCGGGATCTTTCATGTCAAAGATCACACCCAATTCCGCAACCACATTTCGCTGCGTCGCCGGCAAGTTGGTCTGCCCCACCACCAGCTGAAGATTCGCCTCAAACGCCGGAACAGAAGTATTTGGCCGAAGCTTGGAACTGAGCCCACCACCACTAATCTGAAAGTAATCATCAACGATCAAGCTTGAACTAATTGGAATGATTTTTTCCTGACCGCCCGCATCGTTGGCAATGATCGAGAGCATACGATCTGTTTCAGGCAAATCACTCGGCCAACAAACAGTTCCTGCAAGCGTCAAATCAGCAGTAACTCGATCTCGGTTGATCGAGTTTCCGGGTGCCGTGTCGTTTACAAGATGTATCGGCTGAATTTCACCATAGGCAATCGCGTTGATGATAAGCAACGCATCCAAAGCCGTCACAGCCCCATCACGATTGACATCGACTGGATCCTCCGCAGGAGCCAAAATTCCGCTGTCATTCGCATTCAAACGGTTGATCACCTGCAAAGCATCAACCGCCGACACCGCGTCATCATCGTTCACGTCCAGTTGCTGGTACAGCGACATGTCCACGCACGAATCGGCAGCCAATAGAGCGCGAGACTCCAGGGCTTCAATCATCATCCGCCGATTGGAGCTTCGTCGGGTGAGCCGCTCTGTTCGACAGCGTTGATATTTCCGGCGGGACATTCTGGTAGCTAGTCTTCTGCACAACGAAGCAAAATCCTCATTCCTTCAAACGTGCCAACATGATACTCGGAATGAGCACTGATACCACGAAATTAGCATCGCTCGCAAAAACTGCACATTCCGGCCCAACTTTGCGCAACAGCAAACTCCAGTTACAACGATTCAGTGTGGGAACAGAAAGAATTACAAAGCTAATTCTTGGATAAGCAGGCTAAGCCAACGCCGCCGCAAGCGCCTCTCGAACCACTGGCAGCACGCGTCCTTGGACGTCATCGTGGGTCCCTTCCAGGAAGGCGCCAGCGGCCGCCTTGTGACCGCCACCACCAAACTGCTGCGCGACTTCGTTGCAGTCCATGCCGCAACGACTGCGGAAAGACAATTTGAATCCGCCACGCATTTGCCGCCTTCTGACGGAAAATTCGTTCTCTAATTGCAGCGTTCCAACAATCGCAAACTGGTTGCAATTTGGAACGCTGCTTCTATCGGAGCATCAAGTAATCAGCGAACGACGATATCGCTTGCGCCTTGTCGTAGACGACTACTCTTCTCCCTCTCCCTTAAATCCTTCGACCATTGCGCGGTCTCTGTCTTTTAGCTCATCCCAGTTCACTCCGTCAGGAGCTTCAAGCTTCACTGAATCACGACTATCACAACCGACAAGCAACGCTCCTGCACAAAGCATGAAGGCAGACAACAAAAACAAGTGCTTACTAGACATTAAATAACCTCGAAAAATGGAGCCAAAATTCATCGTCTCAATCAAACAGATTTACGCCATATAGACTTATGGCAGGCTTACCTGCTCTTTAGCCGAAATCGATCCCATCGCTCCCCAGACCCCATACGGGCTCTGAGCACCTTCGTTGCTATAAGTTTTTGAAACGCTATCAGCATCGCGACTCCCTGCATCAATCGAATCAGTAATAAACTGCACCGATCCGTCCAGCAACAAAACGTGCGTACCACCAAGATGTCGACTGCCTGAACTAAACACGCCCGACTGCCAATCTTCTCCCCAGGAGAGAGCGCAGGAAGGTGAATTAGGGGGAAGCACGGTGGTAAAACCGGTGATCATCAAATGAGACGACATCCACCGCCCACCTCGAGAAGAGTCTGAATCAAGCAATTGCGGGTTGGGGTCTGCCGCATAAAACTGTGGTCGCTGCGAGTCAACAAATTTGGTGCATTGAGACAGGTCTGCCCCAAGCAAATTGTCACTTGAAGCGTAGTTGTCGATATGAACGACACCACCAACGATCGCCCGATCGCCAAGATCAGTGGCGATTTCTCCCATGGCTAATGAATTCGACAGGCCATCCAGCACATCTCGAAACTTGCGTCCAAACTGCCGCATAAACGCACCGCGGAATGCAGAGCGGTCAGCGTACCGATGAAGTGGCTCGTATCCAACGCGAAGAATTGAATCACCGTTGCAGAAGGCATAATTGGTTTGCCCCACGCCGATTACAGATTGCCCTGGATCTGAAGGGCATCTCAGTGTCTTCATTTCAGTCTGCCACGGGTCGTAAGAATCCATATCGTAATACGGCAATGGACCAAATGCTTGCCAGCGTCCTTCAGGCGTTGTGCCACTTGGCGATTCACCTGATTCGGGCTGATGGGGATTCGACAGCACCTCCCAAAGTGCCTGAGCCTCGAAAAATGGTAGCAAACCGGCATAGGCGCTTAGACGCCCTCCATTGGTCGACACCGTTTGAACGCGTCGCCCATCGTTCGTTTTTATACCGCCATCCGTTCCAGTCCCATTGGCGGGAAGTTGTCGGTAAGCGGAGTGGTAATTATGCATCGCAAGCCCCAACTGCTTAAAGTTGTTGCTGCACGACATCCGCCGCGCCGCCTCACGTGCTGCCTGAACCGCAGGCAGCAATAAACCAACGAGGACCCCGATGATCGCGATAACCACCAGTAGTTCGACGAGGGTAAACCCACGTCGCATTTTTAATAACTTCATAACCAGCTACTCCAGAGAAACAGAAAACTAAACAAAAAACCTACACCGCCTGAACCTCGCGTACATCCGACGCGAGATCTCTAAGCCCGAAGGCCCATGGTGCACGGCAGCAACGAACCAGCGGCGATATCCCACAAGAGGACACGTGCCAGACGATTGGACAAAAAAACTTTCAAACTTTCTGTCAAAAAACAGGTTACTTGGACTCTTTGCAGTCAGACCAACTGTTGCGTACCGACAGTAGCCAAATCGCTTTTCTCCCGTACCAACACCTCTAGGCCAATTCGTACAAACCGGACTTCACCTTGCGAAATCATTCAATTGGACGTGATCGGCATCGAAACGAAATCAAATGCTTTCTGCTTGAACTGGCGAGATACGAGGACCCAAGACGCTAACAGCCAAATTCAATACGACATGAACAACATCACATTCGCCAAACAAGTAGCGGACCTGCTTATCGCCAAGCAAGGCAACCTGACGACGCTCTGCGCTCATTGGCAGCTAAGCGATCCAGGCGAGCGGTTGGACTGAAAATGAAAAACGAAAAAGGGAATGCAACTGAATTCGTCCGACTTCTCACCGGAAATCAACGCATGCTGTTCTGCTTCATTCATACGCTTGTCCCGAGACGCAACGACGTCGATGAAATCCTCCAAGAAACCAATTTGGTGCTCTGGCGCGAGTTCGACAAGTTTGAAATCGGCAGTAACTTTCATGCCTGGGCCTGCTCCATAGCGAGGAATCAGGTTCGAGCATTTACCTCCAATCGGCGTGCAAAACTACCGGATTTCGACACAGACACGATCATGCTTATCTCAACACACCAACAGAAGCATGCCAACTCACTTGACTCCCGCATCGACGTTCTGGAGCAATGCATTGCTCAGCTACCCAGGCGTGATCGTCTCGTGTTGGACTATCGCTATCGACAAGGCGCCCCTGTCGGGACCATCGCCTGTGAGATGGATCTCACCGTTGCCAATGTGTACAAGCTACTGTCCAGGATACGCATGATCCTTCGACGGTGCGTTGATAACAAACTATCTATTGAAAGAGTCGATCACGAATGAACTCACGCAAACGCTTAAAGACTCTTACGGATTCTATCCTTAACAATACGGCGACCCAGCAGGACATAGACGAACTTTCGCAAATGCTACATTCGTCGGAAGAGCACCTCGATGACTATGTAAAGTATGCATCACAGGATGCGATCCTTCTCTGGAACAGTGAATCGCGTTCGGAATTGAAGAATCACCTTCCTGTACGAAAATCGCAGATCGTAGCGAACTGGCTGTGGCAGAAATCTCCGTTGATCGCCGCCGTAGCTTTAGTCGCTATTGCGATTCCATGGTTGTCGGCTTCATCAATACAGCGTGAGTTGGCGACCATTGCCTCCACATCCGATTGTCTTTGGGGCGACGGAACGCTGCCAACCACCCAGGGGGAAAAGCTAACGTCGGGACGCCTACGATTGGTCTCCGGTATCGCCGAGTTGCAGTTCCCAGACACCAAAGTTGCAATCGAAGGGCCAGCTGACATCGAACTGATTTCTGCAACGAGGTGTCGGCTCAATGGTGGTTCTCTTGTCGGAACCGCAAATGGAGGAGGTGGCAAATTTGTGGTTGAAACGCCCTGCGCAGAAATCACAGACCGAGGCACAAAATTTGGAGTTGCCGTAACCACTAGCGGTGATGCTAGGCT is a genomic window containing:
- a CDS encoding DUF1559 domain-containing protein, which gives rise to MKLLKMRRGFTLVELLVVIAIIGVLVGLLLPAVQAAREAARRMSCSNNFKQLGLAMHNYHSAYRQLPANGTGTDGGIKTNDGRRVQTVSTNGGRLSAYAGLLPFFEAQALWEVLSNPHQPESGESPSGTTPEGRWQAFGPLPYYDMDSYDPWQTEMKTLRCPSDPGQSVIGVGQTNYAFCNGDSILRVGYEPLHRYADRSAFRGAFMRQFGRKFRDVLDGLSNSLAMGEIATDLGDRAIVGGVVHIDNYASSDNLLGADLSQCTKFVDSQRPQFYAADPNPQLLDSDSSRGGRWMSSHLMITGFTTVLPPNSPSCALSWGEDWQSGVFSSGSRHLGGTHVLLLDGSVQFITDSIDAGSRDADSVSKTYSNEGAQSPYGVWGAMGSISAKEQVSLP
- a CDS encoding sigma-70 family RNA polymerase sigma factor → MKNEKGNATEFVRLLTGNQRMLFCFIHTLVPRRNDVDEILQETNLVLWREFDKFEIGSNFHAWACSIARNQVRAFTSNRRAKLPDFDTDTIMLISTHQQKHANSLDSRIDVLEQCIAQLPRRDRLVLDYRYRQGAPVGTIACEMDLTVANVYKLLSRIRMILRRCVDNKLSIERVDHE